A genomic region of Hippoglossus hippoglossus isolate fHipHip1 chromosome 8, fHipHip1.pri, whole genome shotgun sequence contains the following coding sequences:
- the elac2 gene encoding zinc phosphodiesterase ELAC protein 2 isoform X1 produces the protein MNTVRLSLRCLTVEFVKGRILPAARRYSPTLSQFLRTMATNSSSSSGDRNNPETRQQLGPKKVKQKEPLRRLKTRENRSKRGDVHGPSTVYVQVVGAGSRDNPASLYVFSEYNRYLFNCGEGTQRLMQEHKLRAARLDNIFLTRLSWKNVGGLSGMILTLKDTGVPECVLSGPPQLENYVNAIKSFSGPLEDIKLSVRPYTDEAHSDDTMIVYQVPVFAQSGGPGRRLSPRSSSPPRSPVSPKKDDMDSNSRGGGPRSPGERRTMNRDTSLVVAFICKLHPKRGSFLVPQARELGLPVGTAAIGPLITALKSGQSITYEGKEIRPEQVCTPTYPGPIFIVVECPSDEFIKGVCTNQQLRRYQTGGTEDPAMLVVHMTPESVLKTDEYKEWMERFPSSTEHLILNEQVSTDHNVRSHKIQAQLNMIHPEIFPELSSSQTKEPQAALHVLNVRAECLLKFQLRPVMEWQRDAIPSCNAEEFVQEASEVPNFLEEVEKCRKICSSDAAEPSGPGEKYPEVVFLGTGSALPMKIRNVSGTLVNISPSQSILLDCGEGTFGQLCRHYGEDVNKALSKISTVFISHMHADHHTGLLNLLYQKERAMMTLGKELSPIYLIAPTQIMTWLNQYHDCCEEILSHVNFVSNKFLCDRADPPTQRTSSLIKAFLKKNDLQKFQTCTVRHCKNAFACSFTHHSGWKLAFSGDTMPCDGLVHIGRNATLLIHEATLEDGMEEEAVEKRHSTTSQAIGIGMKMNAKFIMLNHFSQRYAKIPLFSEDFNDRVGISFDHMKIHFGDFKILPRLIPALKTLFAEEIEEMEERRGKRELRELRQPRGSSADANNKLKLSGALAAAGRGAKRDQEASATNDVEAKRQKT, from the exons atgaatacGGTTCGTTTGAGCCTCAGGTGTTTGACGGTTGAGTTTGTGAAAGGAAGAATTCTCCCTGCTGCTCGTCGTTATTCTCCAACTCTTTCACAGTTTCTCCGAACAATGGCGactaacagcagcagcagttctggTGACCGCAATAACCCGGAGACGAGGCAGCAGCTGGGTCCGAAGAAAGTGAAGCAGAAGGAGCCGCTGAGGAGACTGAAAACCAGGGAGAACAGGAGCAAGCGAGGGGACGTTCACGGACCGTCCACCGTCTACGTGCAGGTGGTCGGTGCTGGGAGCAGAGACAACCCTGCGTCGCTTTATGTCTTCTCCGAGTACAACAG atacCTGTTCAACTGTGGGGAAGGAACACAGAGACTCATGCAGGAACACAA ACTGAGAGCTGCTCGTCTCGACAACATCTTCCTGACCAGACTGAGCTGGAAGAACGTGGGAGGTTTATCAG GGATGATCTTGACTTTGAAGGACACCGGTGTCCCTGAGTGTGTCCTCTCTGGACCTCCACAGCTG GAGAACTATGTGAATGCCATCAAGTCGTTCTCAGGACCACTGGAGGACATCAAGCTGT CCGTTCGACCGTACACTGACGAGGCGCACTCAGACGATACAATGATCGTCTATCAAGTGCCAGTGTTTG CTCAGTCGGGGGGGCCTGGCAGAAGGCTGTCCCCCAGGTCGAGCAGCCCCCCTCGGAGTCCTGTCTCTCCGAAGAAAGACGACATGGACTCTAACAGCCGTGGAGGTGGTCCACGCAGTCCAG GTGAAAGACGAACAATGAATAGAGACACGTCTTTGGTGGTTGCCTTTATATGTAAG CTTCACCCCAAGAGAGGAAGCTTCTTGGTCCCTCAGGCCCGGGAGCTGGGACTGCCAGT AGGCACAGCAGCCATCGGTCCGCTCATCACCGCTCTGAAGTCTGGACAAAGTATCACATACGAAGGCAAAGAG ATCCGACCTGAGCAGGTTTGTACTCCCACTTACCCCGGACCAATCTTTATCGTTGTTGAGTGTCCGTCTGACGAGTTCATCAAAGGTGTTTGCACCAACCAACAACTGAGGAG ATACCAGACGGGAGGGACGGAGGACCCTGCTATGCTGGTGGTTCACATGACTCCAGAGTCTGTTTTGAAAACCGATGAATACAAAGAGTGGATGGAAAG gtttcCATCCTCGACAGAACACCTCATCCTGAATGAGCAGGTCTCTACTGACCACAATGTCAGAAGTCACAAGATTCAAGCTCAGCTGAACATGATTCACCCCGAGATCTTTCCAGAACTCAGCTCTTCACAAACAAAG gAGCCTCAGGCCGCCCTGCATGTCCTCAACGTCAGAGCCGAGTGCCTGCTCAAGTTCCAGCTCAGACCTGTAATGGAGTGGCAAAG AGATGCTATCCCCTCCTGCAACGCTGAGGAGTTTGTGCAAGAGGCCTCCGAGGTCCCAAACTTTCTGGAAGAGGTGGAAAAGTGCAGGAAGATTTGCTCCAGTGACGCTGCAGAGCCTTCTG GACCAGGAGAAAAATACCCAGAGGTGGTTTTCTTGGGAACAGGATCTGCTCTTCCAATGAAGATCAGAAACGTCAGTGGCACCTTAGTAAATATCAG CCCGAGTCAGTCGATCCTGTTGGACTGTGGAGAGGGAACCTTCGGTCAGCTCTGCAGACACTACGGGGAAGACGTGAACAAAGCGCTCTCCAAGATTTCAACTGTCTTTatctcacacatgcatgctgaCCACCACACA GGGCTGCTGAATCTGTTGTACCAGAAGGAAAGAGCAATG ATGACTCTAGGAAAAGAGTTAAGCCCCATTTACCTGATTGCTCCGACCCAGATCATGACCTGGCTCAACCAGTATCATGACTGCTGCGAGGAAATCCTCAGCCATGTTAA tttcGTCTCAAACAAGTTTCTATGTGATCGTGCTGATCCTCCCACACAGCGGACAAGTTCACTCATCAAAGCGTTCCTGAAAAAGAACGATCTGCAGAAG TTCCAGACGTGCACAGTGCGTCACTGTAAGAACGCCTTCGCCTGCAGCTTCACGCACCACTCCGGCTGGAAATTGGCGTTCTCTGGTGACACCATGCCCTGCGATGGATTGGTTCACATCG GAAGGAATGCAACCCTGCTCATACACGAGGCCACGCTGGAAGATGGGATGGAAGAGGAGGCTGTGGAGAAGAGGCACAG TACGACCTCTCAGGCCATCGGTATCGGCATGAAGATGAACGCCAAGTTCATCATGCTGAACCACTTCAGCCAGCGTTATGCTAAGATCCCTCTCTTCAGCGAGGACTTCAACGACAGAGTGGGAATATCTTTCGACCATATGAAA ATTCACTTTGGAGACTTTAAAATCCTCCCCAGACTCATTCCTGCACTTAAGACCCTGTTTGCCGAGGAAAttgaagagatggaggagagaagagggaagagggagctGAGGGAGCTGAGACAGCCGAGAGGAAGCAGCGCTGACGCGAACAACAAGCTGAAGTTGAGTGGAGCGCTGGCAGCGGCCGGCCGAGGTGCCAAACGAGACCAGGAGGCGTCAGCAACAAATGATGTAGaagcaaagagacagaaaacatga
- the elac2 gene encoding zinc phosphodiesterase ELAC protein 2 isoform X2, giving the protein MATNSSSSSGDRNNPETRQQLGPKKVKQKEPLRRLKTRENRSKRGDVHGPSTVYVQVVGAGSRDNPASLYVFSEYNRYLFNCGEGTQRLMQEHKLRAARLDNIFLTRLSWKNVGGLSGMILTLKDTGVPECVLSGPPQLENYVNAIKSFSGPLEDIKLSVRPYTDEAHSDDTMIVYQVPVFAQSGGPGRRLSPRSSSPPRSPVSPKKDDMDSNSRGGGPRSPGERRTMNRDTSLVVAFICKLHPKRGSFLVPQARELGLPVGTAAIGPLITALKSGQSITYEGKEIRPEQVCTPTYPGPIFIVVECPSDEFIKGVCTNQQLRRYQTGGTEDPAMLVVHMTPESVLKTDEYKEWMERFPSSTEHLILNEQVSTDHNVRSHKIQAQLNMIHPEIFPELSSSQTKEPQAALHVLNVRAECLLKFQLRPVMEWQRDAIPSCNAEEFVQEASEVPNFLEEVEKCRKICSSDAAEPSGPGEKYPEVVFLGTGSALPMKIRNVSGTLVNISPSQSILLDCGEGTFGQLCRHYGEDVNKALSKISTVFISHMHADHHTGLLNLLYQKERAMMTLGKELSPIYLIAPTQIMTWLNQYHDCCEEILSHVNFVSNKFLCDRADPPTQRTSSLIKAFLKKNDLQKFQTCTVRHCKNAFACSFTHHSGWKLAFSGDTMPCDGLVHIGRNATLLIHEATLEDGMEEEAVEKRHSTTSQAIGIGMKMNAKFIMLNHFSQRYAKIPLFSEDFNDRVGISFDHMKIHFGDFKILPRLIPALKTLFAEEIEEMEERRGKRELRELRQPRGSSADANNKLKLSGALAAAGRGAKRDQEASATNDVEAKRQKT; this is encoded by the exons ATGGCGactaacagcagcagcagttctggTGACCGCAATAACCCGGAGACGAGGCAGCAGCTGGGTCCGAAGAAAGTGAAGCAGAAGGAGCCGCTGAGGAGACTGAAAACCAGGGAGAACAGGAGCAAGCGAGGGGACGTTCACGGACCGTCCACCGTCTACGTGCAGGTGGTCGGTGCTGGGAGCAGAGACAACCCTGCGTCGCTTTATGTCTTCTCCGAGTACAACAG atacCTGTTCAACTGTGGGGAAGGAACACAGAGACTCATGCAGGAACACAA ACTGAGAGCTGCTCGTCTCGACAACATCTTCCTGACCAGACTGAGCTGGAAGAACGTGGGAGGTTTATCAG GGATGATCTTGACTTTGAAGGACACCGGTGTCCCTGAGTGTGTCCTCTCTGGACCTCCACAGCTG GAGAACTATGTGAATGCCATCAAGTCGTTCTCAGGACCACTGGAGGACATCAAGCTGT CCGTTCGACCGTACACTGACGAGGCGCACTCAGACGATACAATGATCGTCTATCAAGTGCCAGTGTTTG CTCAGTCGGGGGGGCCTGGCAGAAGGCTGTCCCCCAGGTCGAGCAGCCCCCCTCGGAGTCCTGTCTCTCCGAAGAAAGACGACATGGACTCTAACAGCCGTGGAGGTGGTCCACGCAGTCCAG GTGAAAGACGAACAATGAATAGAGACACGTCTTTGGTGGTTGCCTTTATATGTAAG CTTCACCCCAAGAGAGGAAGCTTCTTGGTCCCTCAGGCCCGGGAGCTGGGACTGCCAGT AGGCACAGCAGCCATCGGTCCGCTCATCACCGCTCTGAAGTCTGGACAAAGTATCACATACGAAGGCAAAGAG ATCCGACCTGAGCAGGTTTGTACTCCCACTTACCCCGGACCAATCTTTATCGTTGTTGAGTGTCCGTCTGACGAGTTCATCAAAGGTGTTTGCACCAACCAACAACTGAGGAG ATACCAGACGGGAGGGACGGAGGACCCTGCTATGCTGGTGGTTCACATGACTCCAGAGTCTGTTTTGAAAACCGATGAATACAAAGAGTGGATGGAAAG gtttcCATCCTCGACAGAACACCTCATCCTGAATGAGCAGGTCTCTACTGACCACAATGTCAGAAGTCACAAGATTCAAGCTCAGCTGAACATGATTCACCCCGAGATCTTTCCAGAACTCAGCTCTTCACAAACAAAG gAGCCTCAGGCCGCCCTGCATGTCCTCAACGTCAGAGCCGAGTGCCTGCTCAAGTTCCAGCTCAGACCTGTAATGGAGTGGCAAAG AGATGCTATCCCCTCCTGCAACGCTGAGGAGTTTGTGCAAGAGGCCTCCGAGGTCCCAAACTTTCTGGAAGAGGTGGAAAAGTGCAGGAAGATTTGCTCCAGTGACGCTGCAGAGCCTTCTG GACCAGGAGAAAAATACCCAGAGGTGGTTTTCTTGGGAACAGGATCTGCTCTTCCAATGAAGATCAGAAACGTCAGTGGCACCTTAGTAAATATCAG CCCGAGTCAGTCGATCCTGTTGGACTGTGGAGAGGGAACCTTCGGTCAGCTCTGCAGACACTACGGGGAAGACGTGAACAAAGCGCTCTCCAAGATTTCAACTGTCTTTatctcacacatgcatgctgaCCACCACACA GGGCTGCTGAATCTGTTGTACCAGAAGGAAAGAGCAATG ATGACTCTAGGAAAAGAGTTAAGCCCCATTTACCTGATTGCTCCGACCCAGATCATGACCTGGCTCAACCAGTATCATGACTGCTGCGAGGAAATCCTCAGCCATGTTAA tttcGTCTCAAACAAGTTTCTATGTGATCGTGCTGATCCTCCCACACAGCGGACAAGTTCACTCATCAAAGCGTTCCTGAAAAAGAACGATCTGCAGAAG TTCCAGACGTGCACAGTGCGTCACTGTAAGAACGCCTTCGCCTGCAGCTTCACGCACCACTCCGGCTGGAAATTGGCGTTCTCTGGTGACACCATGCCCTGCGATGGATTGGTTCACATCG GAAGGAATGCAACCCTGCTCATACACGAGGCCACGCTGGAAGATGGGATGGAAGAGGAGGCTGTGGAGAAGAGGCACAG TACGACCTCTCAGGCCATCGGTATCGGCATGAAGATGAACGCCAAGTTCATCATGCTGAACCACTTCAGCCAGCGTTATGCTAAGATCCCTCTCTTCAGCGAGGACTTCAACGACAGAGTGGGAATATCTTTCGACCATATGAAA ATTCACTTTGGAGACTTTAAAATCCTCCCCAGACTCATTCCTGCACTTAAGACCCTGTTTGCCGAGGAAAttgaagagatggaggagagaagagggaagagggagctGAGGGAGCTGAGACAGCCGAGAGGAAGCAGCGCTGACGCGAACAACAAGCTGAAGTTGAGTGGAGCGCTGGCAGCGGCCGGCCGAGGTGCCAAACGAGACCAGGAGGCGTCAGCAACAAATGATGTAGaagcaaagagacagaaaacatga